In the genome of Phacochoerus africanus isolate WHEZ1 chromosome 5, ROS_Pafr_v1, whole genome shotgun sequence, the window AAATAGTACCGAAGTGCGGCTATCTCCCCCTCTccgccagcccctcccctccatgCCTCGAAAGCTGTCCCCGGCTTCGGGGTCCGGCCGCCTGTCCTGACCATCTCGCGCTGGCATTTCCTCTCCCACCGCCTTGCTCGGCGGAGAAGCAGCTTCCCTGTGCGCCGGGAACGCGTGCTGGAGAGCGCTGCGCACAGAGCGCAGACGTGTTCCTTTTCGTTCGTGTAGGGTTTCGCTTCTTACACTAAAACGGGGCTGAAAAGAGCAGCGCAGAGACCCGGTTCTCTAGAAAACGCGGCGCCGGAGGGCCTGAGATGGCTCGGCTCGCAGCCCCGCGGGACCGCAGGACGCAAGGGCGCCGGGGTCGCAGGGGTCTGGCCCGACGATGGCTGCTCTGAAGCCAAAACGTCTTAGGGTTCAAAAAGCCCTTCAGTGCCCAACGGATCTCGGTGTTCAAAAATGCGGCCACATTTGGCTCCATCTCCGCGTCCAGACACAGTTCTTGGGAGGAAAATGCAACCATTTCTGCAACTCGACAACGTGCCGCCGGGACTGATGGGCTCAGGAAGCGGCGGCAATTTCCGAGAGGGTTTTGCGGAGGATTTATTCGGTCTCGCCTGACGTGGGATTCTCGGAACCGGAGGTGGATCTCTCTCGAGGCGCCCTCGACCCTTGGCGCCCTCGGCCCTCGCACCCCAAGCCCACGCGGGCGAGGCCAGAGGCGGGAAAGGTGGCGCGGAGGCCGTGGGGAGTAGGGTCCAAAGCCGAGGGCGTCGCCGGGGAGGCCATCTCCGGGTGAGCCAAGACCACAAGGGGTCAAGACCGGCTCTGCTTTCTCCTCTTAGTCCCTGTTCCTCTACTGGCCTTCTAATCGCCTGTCCTTCCGCTGCCCGGGGCCCGTAGGTTCACAAACAGCCGCGACCCTCAAACTGGCCCGCGGTCTCCAGATTTAGAGACCGAGGCCTGGGACCCACACCATAGAGGACTGAGGTGGTTTgctcaattttaaataaaacttcattttatcAGTAAACATGGGTTTTAATTGACAGGTTTCTTGCCCATAGCAACTGACACcatgggcattttttttcccGATGATTTGGGCAAATCTTTTAAATCCCCAGGGCAGGCTCTTTCTCAAGTAATTACATTATCTTATTTTGTGGGATCTGCTGGGCCTGTGTCTATTGGCCAAATGGGACTGAGAAAATTGTCTGATAAATCGGGACGGGGAAAGCAGCTTTTAGGTGAAACAGTTAAGCAACTACAGCTAAAGCTTCAAGGgatcatttttcttctgataGCTAGATAATTGTACCAAATATCCAGTTGATTTTGACTGTGTAGACCCAGTTTACCATCACAGTAACTCCAGAAGCCGAAGCTCTAGCCatctccttttcatttgtttcGCTAAAAGCCAGGTTACCTAGCTCTGAGTCATGGAACCTCATAAGACTGAGGTGTGGTCTACCTAGCAAAATAAAACCGGAAACTAAATCAATCACTGCACAAATTAAggccactcaaaaaaaaaaaaaaggaaagaaagaaaaagaaaaaaagcaggaaagaaaagaaagagagaaggaagaaaggaaaaaaaaaaaaaaaactcccaacaaattcAAAGAAGACGGCGAACTCAAACTAAAGGAACTCTTTCCTTCTGGAAAGTCAGATCATTGAaacctgtgtgtttgtgtatgtgtgtgtgagagagagggagagagggagaggaagagagagggagaaagagcgcgagcagtggagggggggggggattttcttTAGCAAACCCATCGCCCAGTGCAGACCTGGGGGCTCAGACTGCCTACGACCTTAAAagccctctgcccccgccccctgcctggGAGGACTGCAGTCGGTTCCCCAGCGGCCGGGTGGGTTCCTAGAGTCGGCGAGCGGCGGAGGAAGCCGGTTTGCTACTGCAAACCTTCCCCACCCTGGGTCCGAAAGGCACGTGTGACTTGGAGAAGTCGGGCCGAGATTGCTGAGAAACATCCCAAGACAGCGGAGCACTCAACAGTGAACATTAACTCTCCAGtctgccctcccctctgccccttcttCCCACAGACCCAGGGCACGCAGGTGGACTTTCCCCTGCCTCGACGCCCCAGCGAAGGCGGATCCCTGGGAGTTGGCTAGTGGAAGTGCGAACGAACGAAGTATGGTCCCGAGTCCAGCTGGGTCGGAAGGAGGGCGGTGGACTCTGCGTTCTCTGGGATGGGACTGGCCCAGCCGGGAGAGATGAAGGCAGGCCGCGGGGAGGACGAGGAGAGGCTCCAAGGATGCATCCGGACTTGGCGTCTCGACAGGCATCGTTCCTGGGAAAGCCTGGAGGTCCACCTCGTCCTCTGGGAGGGAACCCCGACCGCAGAAGCCCGGATGGATCTGGGGCTACTCTTCCCGGCTTAGGCATCGGCCTCTGCGGACCCTCAGCCTTCTCAGCAACAACTTCTGAAAAGCCCCGTACGCCCCCGAGCCTCCCCCGCTCCACCGCAGCGCGGGCGCTGGCGGACCACCTAGGCGGACACAACGTGGGCACTCACCCTGAAAGCGGTGGCCGAAGAACCGATTCCGCAGCACCCAGGGGTAGAAGTGCAGAGGGTCCCGGTGCTGGGCGCCGAAGAAGGAGTGCGGGGGCTGCAGCGGGGAGGCGCCCAGCTGGTGCGCCGGGTGCACAGTCAGCGCGGGGTGGTTCATGGCCTCGGGGAACACGAGCTCGGGCCCGCTGTAAAGCGAGCGGCCCGCGCCCGCAGCGGCGGGGAAGCCGCTCACGAAGGCCGCTTCGGCCGCGCTGGGGTGAGGGTAATTGAGCGCCGTGGGCCGGAGCGGCTCTTCCGAGGCAGCAGCCGCCAGGGGATGGGAGCCCGCTCCCGCGCCGCCAGTGCCCCCGCCGGTGCCGCCGTCCTTGGCCACCAAAGATTCGATGGTAAAGCCGCGCTTGGCTGTGGGCTGGAACATGGTCGCAGCCGCCAGAGCCGAGCGAGGCAGCCTGGCTCTGGGGAGCGCTCCGCGTCCAGGCGCCGCCGCCGTGCGGGGTGTGCACCCAGccaggcacatgcacacacaccagcacccctcacctcccccgcccgcccgcccgcgctCAGCCCCTGCCCACGAGCCAGGCGAGGAGCGGCGAGGGGCGTGCAAGCCAGCAAACGCGGAGACGGGCCACCGCGCGCAGCTAGGCGCGCCGGCCTCTGCCGCCGAACGGGCAGCTCCCGGTGCTCGCTCTGGAGCGGGCTGGGTGCGATGCTGAGAGCTGCCTCAACGGCCTGGGGGCTGAGCCCGGCCCCCTCCCTCTCGAGTCCAGCCAGGACCGACCCCCGCCCCCGGTCCTCCCGGCACCGTCCAGCCCGGCCTCGGCCACCGCGCTCCGAAGCGAGAGTTAGCGGGCACCTGCCCGGCGCTCGCCCATTGGCCGCCGCTCACCTGCCccaaggtggggggcggggcggggcggggcgagggaCCGCGGGTGGGGAAAGGAGCCAGCAGTCGGAGGCAAAAACCGGACTGGAGCTTGTGCGGGGCGATCTAGGCCTCCTACCCATCTCGCGTCTTCTCGCATCTCCGCCCTTCAGCGGAGTCTGGCGGCCGTCTCAACAGTGTCAACCCACACGGGAGCCGAAGGAGGAGTCCGAGGACCCTGGGTCTCGGGGAAAACTCCAAACCCACTCCCCAGTGTGTAAATCAGTTGAACCCTCTCCAATTCGTCCCAGGATGCCGCTTCAGCTCTCAGATAACTTGGATCCGAGTGGAATGTAGGTGTTTGGGGTCCAACAAATAGGTTCTCCCGAGAACCAGCTCCCTGCTCCTTCAGCAACCCTCAGGATCACCCACCATCCGTCTCCTGGGCCGTAGTCTGAAGCCGCGGCCTGGTTCGTGAGGTTTCGCATTTTCTGGGTGTTTGGGGGGACAGCTCCGGGAAGGGGACGCGCAGTATTTTTCACAAGGGTCCAGGCCGGGGACAGAGCTAGAGGAGCTGGCGGAGCGGTCACCCTGCAGTCCACAAGCTGCAATACTCGGGGCTCGGAAGCCCCTCCTAGGCCCTGTCAAGGGCACCGCGCCCGGCTGACTGGTACCGGGACAGGTCGATCTGCTTTCTTCGTCTCCTCTGGTCCTGGGGCTCAGGTGCAGGTGGGTCCAGCCAGGCTTGGGCCTTGGCGACATTATCTTAAATTGGAGGTGGCCGTGCGATCTGAGTCCTTGTCCAAAACATATCGGCTATCCCGGGATCTTAGCAGCTGCCTGGCCTCCCTCGACCTTCGCCTTCCCGCGGCGACCACCGAGCAGCCACTTTCCATTTCGTGCACTGATTCCCCGGGGTGAGAGGGCAGTTGGGAAGGAAAACTAATGTTCTTCAAACTTTCAACTGGGCCTTTTCAGGCCGCTGGAAACACCGCGTCCAGGTCTAGGAGGGCGCTGGCCGGTGATGAGGAGCTGGGACCGGAAACCTGCCAGTGCGCTGCGAGAAGGGGACCGAAGGGCGATCACTTCCTGGCCTCTGCCGGGGTCGGAGCGTCTTGGCCGTGGGCCGGTGAGTGGATCCGAGCTGGACCTCACGGCGCCCCGAGGCCAAGGGGGTCTTCATGTAGCCTGACTGCAACACTCCAGGCCGGATCTTGGGAGTGGCCCGCCTGAGCGCCCGGAGCCTCGGTCCCGGAGAGCGCTCCGGGCGCCCTTGTTGCCACAAAGCGGGTTAAAGTCTATTTTCCACTCGACTGCTCCGAAAAGCCCCCGCGCGTCGTAGCCGTTCCGGCCCCCTTGGGCGAGGTggagaggggacagagagggggttggggggagactGCCGCACCCTGCAGCCGTTCGCTTCCTGGACACACCAGGGCCGGGCACCTCCAAGGCGCCCCAGAAACGCCTGAGGAAGGATTCGTTACCGAATCCATGCGAGCGCCTGTGTCTCTTTTGCTGGCCTCTCTGGATCTTCCTGGCTCACTGTGctggtctctccctctctcccgcTTCTGTCTCAGGCAGTCTGCCACTACCCCGCTTTCCTGTTTCCCTACCCGCACCGCCCCCCACCCTTTCCTCTATTTCCACCCCCCTTCTCCCTTTGCCCCATCCTCAGTCCTAGCTAAAGGAAAGCGGCTCCAAGCCGAGTGGGGACAAGGACCTACCAGGCCCTATCACTAGGGTGGCGAGGGTGCCGAGCTGGGCAAAGACATAGAACGAGATTTTCGTCCTATATGAAAGGAGACAACGGGGATTTTGTGGGAGCAATGTCCCCGCAAGAGCGCGGGTTTAGTTGGATAAGCATTGCCTGGGCCTGTGCTCTGGGGCACAGACCAAGTGTTGGGCCTGCAACAGAGAAGACAGGAGCCAGATCAAGATGAACTCGGCCCCAGGCCAGAGGTGCCCTTTGCCAGAGGTGAACCTCACCTGTCCAGTTGCAGGTGCCCCATCCTCTACCCCACTGCTATCCTGGACATTGGGCAGATAGAGGAGCTTGGAATCTTCTGGGCCCTTCCTAGACATTTCTATACTGGCCACATCCACTTTCATTCGTATGCCTCTCTGTATATAAATCGGTCGACCTTTATAATAACAGCTTCCCTTGTGGTGCTTTCCAAATACTCTGACATCCAGTTGTCTGTAATGAACACcactcacagatgaagaaacagaaatgcaCAGGACCAGTGACTTGAGTCTGGTCATGGTCTGGGGTGAGGTAGCACGGGTCAGGGGTCCTGACCTGGCTCaggtgcccccacccctcccccactgcacaTCAGATTTGCATCAGACTCTCACCTGGTTGGTGATGGGGTACCTGGGCGCCCTGGGTAATGGGAGTTCTACCTTCattcccccccccttcccctctcccagtGCTCCTTTCTCTCACTTTCCTTTCCTGTAATTTCAtaatttccctctttcccttccctctctctgcagATATTTATCCCTTATTGGTTTCCTCTATTTCCGCTTTCCCTGTTGTAGGTTAAGAGAAGAATTTGTCACACTCAGGAGGTCTCTAAGTCTACCACCGTGATCTGGATCCAGCATAAAtgcccccaccacaccccagGATTTTCTTGGGCCCTCTCCCCTGCTCAGTCCCTGCCAAGCTCTAAGACCTCTCCCCAAGATCTCTGACTGGGCACACGCCTCTCCTCACCGTGGACAGCTGCCCACCTTAACCAAAACCtgtggcccctcccccacctccattcCCCAGCCCTTCCTGTCCACCCTTCTGGCCTCCCTCTCAGGctgctgagctctgctggagcgCCCTACAGTCTTACCTTTCATTTGGCAGCTGCCAGAGGCCCAGTCCCTTCCCTGGGTCCCCATCTCCCCAAACCCAGCGTTTCTGCGGAGGGGTCAGACGGATGCTTACTCAGAGGATGAGACCCAGACCATCCAtcctggctcccccccccccacatcaactttcctcctcctttcctccatcTCTGGAATAACCTGAGCTCAAATCCTGCCTCATCCATTTACTAATAGAGAGAGCTGGGGCCGACAATCTTGCCTGAGCTTGCACCTTGGTGAAATGGCAAGCATTATATGGGACCTCTGCGAGGACCGAGTAAGTCTGTGGTGCACAGGACCAATGCCTGACTCCAGAGAGGCACTCCATGCTCTTGGCCATGCGGGAAACTCGGGAATCATCCCTAAATCCTCATTTTCACTCGTCCTCCTCATCCAACCAGCCACCAGGTCTGGTAGTCAAGCACTTTTCAAGCCTATATCCTCTCCCTTTTTACTTCTTTGCTGGCTCACTTCCTTCTTCACAACTCAGTTcagctcccccagcctccccactctcaccactctgtCATAGCATTTACCCGCTGGGTAGAGGTGTCTTTGTGTCTGGCTaccaccctcaccccagccccaccccaagcTGGGAAGCTGTGGTGAGCGTCCTGACCCCTAGCACAGGCCAAGCAATGTTTATCCAGCAGAGCACCTCCTCTTGAGAGATTGGTCCAAAACATCCCCAGCCATCTCCCTTTTACCTTccatctccctctttcctcttcctcctactTTATCTTCATGTCTCTATGTCCTCCTGTTTCCCTTACTCAGGAACCTGTTCTTCATCACCAAACTTCTTGAATAACTTTCAGTCTCTTCCCGGCTCCCTTATTTCCCCTTGACTCAGTAAGCCTTTGCCACCTGGCTTCCACCCCATCACATTAGGAAAATGGCTTGCAAAAGCGCCAACAGTTTATTATGGTGTTATTACAATGGTAACAGGTGCTTATGGAGACAATAATAAGCACATCGACATTGTGGCGCTATCCCGAGATCGAATGAGTTATAATTCCCACCCAATGGGCTTAGAGCAGTGCCTCACATACGGTAAGCACTTGGTagatgttagctattattttataGAATTGAGCTATTATTTTATACAGTTGAGCTTTCCAATATGGAAGCCATGTGGCTGTTGGGTGCTTGAAATGTGGATGGTCTGAACTGAGATATTCTGTAAATACACACCAGATTTGGAAggctgagtgttttttttttaatgtaaaatatcatTAATATTCTCTGTGTTGATTACACATTATGATACTAATATTTGGGATGTTTggaggttaaataaaatatattaagattaTTTCTATcacattctttttacttttttggcaagaaacagatttattaggataggatgcctGTAAGAGGTGCAAATGGACAGGAAAGGAAGCTCTGCctctttttactttcatttatttatttatttatttttgtctttttagggccacacccgcagcatatggaattcctgggctaggggtcaatttggagctagagctgctgggctatgccacagccacag includes:
- the EMX1 gene encoding homeobox protein EMX1 isoform X2; this translates as MFQPTAKRGFTIESLVAKDGGTGGGTGGAGAGSHPLAAAASEEPLRPTALNYPHPSAAEAAFVSGFPAAAGAGRSLYSGPELVFPEAMNHPALTVHPAHQLGASPLQPPHSFFGAQHRDPLHFYPWVLRNRFFGHRFQGDDVPQDGLLLHGPFARKPKRIRTAFSPSQLLRLERAFEKNHYVVGAERKQLAGSLSLSETQVKVWFQNRRTKYKRQKLEEEGPESEQKKKGSHHINRWRIATKQANGEDIDVTSND
- the EMX1 gene encoding homeobox protein EMX1 isoform X1 codes for the protein MCLAGCTPRTAAAPGRGALPRARLPRSALAAATMFQPTAKRGFTIESLVAKDGGTGGGTGGAGAGSHPLAAAASEEPLRPTALNYPHPSAAEAAFVSGFPAAAGAGRSLYSGPELVFPEAMNHPALTVHPAHQLGASPLQPPHSFFGAQHRDPLHFYPWVLRNRFFGHRFQASDVPQDGLLLHGPFARKPKRIRTAFSPSQLLRLERAFEKNHYVVGAERKQLAGSLSLSETQVKVWFQNRRTKYKRQKLEEEGPESEQKKKGSHHINRWRIATKQANGEDIDVTSND